In a single window of the Papaver somniferum cultivar HN1 chromosome 8, ASM357369v1, whole genome shotgun sequence genome:
- the LOC113302007 gene encoding protein TORNADO 2-like, with amino-acid sequence MALSHNVIGMINFIATLLSIPIIGAGIWLTTLPDNSCVKILQWPVVIIGILILVVGIAGFVGGFWRIPWLLLFYLVVMLVLIILLGCMVVFIYMVTLKGAGHLAPSRSYLEYRLDDYSGWLRRRVQVSYKWDQIRACLSTTSMCPELNQSYRFAQDFFNARITPLQSGCCKPPTQCGFTFVNPTYWISPINTAADMDCLLWNNEQTQLCYGCDSCKAGLLANIRSEWRRVDIILLITLIALICVYLVGCCAFRNAKTEDLFRKYKQGYT; translated from the exons ATGGCACTAAGCCATAATGTTATTGGCATGATCAACTTCATAGCCACACTTCTATCAATTCCCATCATTGGGGCCGGAATTTGGCTGACAACACTACCTGATAATTCTTGTGTGAAGATTCTTCAGTGGCCTGTTGTAATTATTGGGATTTTGATCTTAGTTGTAGGAATTGCAGGGTTCGTAGGAGGATTCTGGAGAATTCCATGGTTACTTCTTTTCTACTTAGTGGTCATGCTAGTTCTCATAATATTACTAGGTTGTATGGTTGTATTCATTTATATGGTTACTCTTAAAGGGGCTGGTCACCTTGCTCCTAGTAGATCTTACTTGGAATATCGTCTCGATGATTACTCCGGATGGTTACGTAGAAGAGTCCAAGTTTCTTACAAATGGGATCAAATTCGAGCTTGTCTCAGCACCACAAGCATGTGCCCGGAACTGAATCAAAGTTACCGTTTCGCTCAAGATTTCTTCAATGCACGCATCACTCCGTTACAG TCTGGCTGTTGCAAGCCTCCAACGCAATGTGGATTCACGTTCGTAAACCCGACGTATTGGATTAGTCCAATAAACACAGCGGCAGACATGGATTGCTTACTGTGGAATAACGAGCAAACGCAACTTTGTTATGGGTGTGACTCATGCAAAGCCGGATTACTTGCCAATATTAGGAGTGAATGGAGAAGAGTAGATATCATTTTGTTGATCACTTTGATTGCTCTAATCTGTGTTTACTTAGTAGGTTGTTGTGCATTTAGAAATGCCAAAACAGAAGATCTGTTTCGCAAGTACAAACAAGGTTATACTTAG
- the LOC113305767 gene encoding uncharacterized protein LOC113305767 has translation MHLEANKLGHTINGGDCASDERAKAVAYLHRHLFPAMKHENNELLIKNHESRPCGSALVPEVNKASYSGHGHDRGQKRKRGGYRHRNAHNHLYNKNTEAKQDKGKGSISNPQKKSDNPPKNGQGCYRCGCTDHWYRSCRADLCEPHKKKEVNVEMNLAERNIFIESPKLEVSDYLLDFEGNEYQFPFDQFADDFFSVD, from the exons ATGCATCTAGAAGCGAATAAACTTGGTCATACGATCAATGGAGGAGATTGTGCGTCAGACGAACGCGCTAAGGCTGTAGCTTACTTGCACCGTCACCTCTTCCCAGCCATGAAACATGAG AATAACGAATTGTTAATCAAAAATCACGAGTCCCGTCCTTGTGGTTCAGCTCTGGTGCCCGAAGTAAATAAGGCATCGTATTCTGGACATGGACATGATCGTGGACAGAAGCGTAAACGTGGAGGCTATAGGCATAGAAATGCCCATAACCATCTGTATAACAAAAATACGGAAGCGAAGCAAGATAAGGGGAAGGGATCGATTTCAAATCCTCAAAAGAAGTCTGATAATCCCCCCAAGAATGGCCAGGGTTGCTACCGATGTGGTTGTACAGACCATTGGTATAGATCCTGCCGCGCTGATCTCTGTGAGCCTCACAAGAAAAAGGAAGTAAACGTTGAGATGAATTTGGCAGAACGCAATATTTTCATTGAATCTCCAAAGTTAGAGGTTTCTGACTACCTACTCGATTTTGAAGGAAATGAATACCAGTTTCCGTTTGACCAGTTTGCTGATGATTTTTTTAGTGTAGATTAA
- the LOC113302746 gene encoding 28 kDa ribonucleoprotein, chloroplastic-like codes for MASIASNSLLYSASSLKLNCFSNPSSLSLNFQFALSTPKTSLKSSISNFPLLSSKKFRFQLYSVVEEITVQETKDDEILEEEENKKKLYVVNIPWTVSVADMKSLFGECGTVTDVEIIKQRDGRNRGFAFITMSTGEEARAVIDKFNEYEISGRVIRVEFSKRLKKPSPPPPPGLGVKETRHLLYVSNLAWKARASHLRELFSTCSSPVSARVVFDSPSGRSAGYGFVSFATREEAESALSALEGKELMGRPIRLKFSEKSTGQVVSEPTEDKAEPEEAEDTIDKPDEL; via the exons ATGGCTTCAATAGCCTCAAACTCTCTACTCTATTCTGCTTCTTCTTTGAAGCTTAACTGTTTCTCAAATCCTTCTTCTCTGTCTCTAAATTTTCAATTTGCTCTCTCTACACCCAAAACCTCTCTTAAATCGTCAATATCTAATTTCCCACTTCTTTCCAGTAAGAAGTTTAGGTTTCAACTGTACTCTGTTGTAGAAGAAATAACAGTACAAGAAACTAAAGATGATGAAattctagaagaagaagaaaataagaagaagctTTACGTTGTTAACATACCCTGGACTGTATCTGTTGCCGATATGAAGAGTCTTTTTGGCGAATGTGGTACTGTCACTGATGTTGAG ATTATAAAGCAAAGGGATGGAAGGAACAGGGGATTTGCTTTCATTACAATGTCTACTGGGGAAGAAGCTCGTGCTGTTATTGATAAATTTAATGAATAT GAAATTTCCGGAAGAGTTATTAGAGTGGAATTCTCTAAAAGATTAAAGAagccttctcctcctcctcctcctggcTTGGGTGTAAAAGAGACACGTCATTTGCTTTACGTGTCCAATCTTGCATGGAAAGCTAGGGCAAGTCATCTTAGAGAACTCTTCTCTACCTGTTCAAGTCCGGTTTCAGCTAGGGTTGTCTTTGACAGTCCTTCAGGAAGATCAGCTGGGTATGGATTTGTCTCATTTGCGACAAGGGAGGAGGCAGAATCGGCTCTCTCTGCCTTGGAGGGAAAG GAATTGATGGGTCGACCTATTCGTCTAAAATTTAGTGAAAAAAGTACTGGTCAAGTTGTAAGTGAGCCAACGGAAGACAAGGCGGAACCAGAAGAAGCGGAGGACACTATTGACAAACCTGACGAGTTGTAG